The genomic interval GCTTTTATACAAAACGCAAGTGGTGCAGTACCTGGCCCACAGGATTGCTTTTTGGTATTGAGAGGGATAAAAACACTTCATATTCGTATGCAGCGTCATTGTGAGAATGCAATTATAGTTGCGAACTGGCTGGAAACTCACTTAAAAGTTGGTAAAGTTTATTACCCCGGCCTTGTTTCCAATAACGGCCACGAACTTGCAAAGAAACAGATGAGAGGTTTTGGAGGTATGCTTTCTTTTGAGTTGAAGGGAGACGTTTATGAAGAAGCTATTCACGTAATGGAAAGCCTGCAGGTATTTTCATTGGGTGAATCATTGGGCGGAGTTGAATCATTATGTACGCATCCGGCGAGCATGACGCATGCAAGTATTCCAAAAGAAGAGCGCGAAAAGGTAGGATTAAAAGATACGCTTATTCGGTTAAGTGTTGGTATTGAGGATGTGGAAGATCTGATTGCCGATCTTGAGCAAGCAATTGGGTAAGGTCTTTTTTGCAATCGCAAACCAAAAGACTTACTTTTGAAACCGCATTTTAAAGAAACAAAAAATCAATAAATAATATGGAATTAACAGGAACGGTCATTGCTTTACTTCCTGAGGTAACCGGCCAGGGCAAAAACGGAATGTGGCGTAAGCAGGAATTCATTCTTGAAATCCCTTCCCAGTATCCGAAAAAAGTTTGTATTTCGTTATGGGGAGATAAAATCGATCAGGCTGGATTACAGGTAAACGATTCTGTGACTGCGTCGATTGATGTGGAAAGCCGCGAATACAATTCCCGCTGGTATACCGAAGTAAAAGCATGGAAAGTGGATAAAGCAGGAAGTGCAGGCGCAGGTTCAGCTCCGGCGGCTGGCAATAACAAAGCAGGAAACAGTCCATTGCCGTCAGTAACTACGTTCAGCGAAGACGAATCGGACGATCTGCCGTTTTAATTATTAAACAAGCCATACAGCCAGGCCAATGAAAAAAGCAATTCCGCTATGAATCAGATTATTCTTGTTTTTGTAGGTGGCGGATTAGGTAGCCTTGCACGTTATGGTACTGGTAAAGTTTTCATTAAATGGTCGTCAGTTTTTCCTTTTGGAACACTGACGGCCAATATTTTTGCCTGTCTGATCCTTGGATTCTTTACCGGCTGGGCTGCATTAAAACCAACCGATTCCGTTACAACTTATCGTGCTTTTATAGCAGTGGGCTTTTGTGGTGGATACAGCACTTTTTCTACTTTCACGAATGAGACGATACAACTGATCATCCATAACCGGTTTGCAGATGCATTTATAAATGTAGTGATAAGCGTAATTCTTTGCTTTGGGGCTACTCTTCTGGGAATGTGGATTGGCAAATGATTTCAATCCATTATTTAATTTGACTGATAAGCCAGTGACATTGTAAAACGATCGAGTATTTCGTGGGGGTGAACTTCCAGTATTCGTGCTAATACCATAACTACCAATGTATTGGAAGCCATTTTTCGGGGAATTCCGGCAAATGCAGCAAAAACATCAACGGTTACGGATTTCTTTTCGTCCAGAAGTCTCATTAATTTTTCTTCCTTTTCACCGTAATTGAAACGGATGTCACGTTCTCCGCGTCCGCGCCGCATAATCTCTTTCATCTCACGGCTGGCCTGGATTGACTTATCTTCAACACGAATATAAGCCTGCCTGTTTCCGGTTGAATCAATCACATAATGAGGTTTGTCAATACTTCTGGGAATGGTAATTACCAGTACGTCCCGATCTATAGAAACAGGAATTCGTTCTGAACGAAAATTAATTTTGGGATAAATATAGGTGCTGATGGCCTTCGTGAGCGTATATTCGTCTTCCTCTA from Dyadobacter sp. NIV53 carries:
- a CDS encoding DUF3127 domain-containing protein — protein: MELTGTVIALLPEVTGQGKNGMWRKQEFILEIPSQYPKKVCISLWGDKIDQAGLQVNDSVTASIDVESREYNSRWYTEVKAWKVDKAGSAGAGSAPAAGNNKAGNSPLPSVTTFSEDESDDLPF
- the crcB gene encoding fluoride efflux transporter CrcB — encoded protein: MNQIILVFVGGGLGSLARYGTGKVFIKWSSVFPFGTLTANIFACLILGFFTGWAALKPTDSVTTYRAFIAVGFCGGYSTFSTFTNETIQLIIHNRFADAFINVVISVILCFGATLLGMWIGK
- a CDS encoding helix-turn-helix domain-containing protein; protein product: MELRLLKELVKKGEGEHVEFKLKSNHPEKIVREMVAFANTGGGKLFIGVGDDKSIKGLKDVEEDEYTLTKAISTYIYPKINFRSERIPVSIDRDVLVITIPRSIDKPHYVIDSTGNRQAYIRVEDKSIQASREMKEIMRRGRGERDIRFNYGEKEEKLMRLLDEKKSVTVDVFAAFAGIPRKMASNTLVVMVLARILEVHPHEILDRFTMSLAYQSN